In Nostoc sp. UHCC 0926, a single genomic region encodes these proteins:
- the psb27 gene encoding photosystem II protein Psb27: protein MHMKRYWSRLLALVLVVAIGLMGCSGSPDSLSGDYRQDTLAVVNVMRQALDISQDSPDKAAVQAEARQKINDFSARYQRVNSVSGLSSFTTMRTALNSLAGHYSSYPNRSVPEKLKNRLEKELQQVEAALKRGG from the coding sequence ATGCATATGAAGCGCTATTGGTCGCGTTTGCTTGCGCTGGTTTTGGTTGTAGCTATCGGCTTAATGGGCTGTTCTGGCAGTCCAGATAGTTTGAGTGGGGATTATCGCCAAGACACCTTAGCTGTGGTCAATGTTATGAGACAAGCTCTGGATATATCACAAGATTCACCAGACAAAGCAGCAGTTCAAGCAGAAGCGCGTCAAAAAATTAATGACTTTTCAGCTCGCTATCAGCGGGTTAACTCTGTTTCTGGTCTTAGCTCCTTTACAACCATGCGAACAGCCCTCAACTCCCTAGCTGGACATTACAGTTCTTACCCAAATCGTTCTGTACCCGAAAAACTCAAAAATCGTTTAGAGAAGGAGTTACAGCAAGTTGAAGCAGCGTTAAAGCGTGGCGGTTAA
- a CDS encoding DALR anticodon-binding domain-containing protein — MELASAIASDLSKTCGDVFSVQIVPPGWIHFELTHFTLAAWLQSLAVGSLGGEGEQGSRGAGEQGTIDAQYNSWRGCANDAAQYKCPMLNSLFAVQYAHARCCSLVLMAHREGLIKLREPVPNTRSAFWSVIFPNPLPWLNCDGTLRLNHPDERRLIAELVQVVDNIECPDISGSVKWEKLALNLSQAFENFWSNCRIWGEVKITSPEVAQARLGLLMATQSVLRYVLEENLGVFAPLEL; from the coding sequence ATGGAGCTTGCCAGTGCGATCGCCTCTGATTTATCGAAGACTTGTGGCGACGTTTTTAGCGTCCAAATTGTTCCCCCTGGCTGGATACATTTTGAATTAACTCACTTTACCTTAGCGGCTTGGTTACAAAGTCTTGCAGTGGGGAGTTTAGGAGGAGAGGGGGAGCAGGGGAGCAGGGGAGCAGGGGAGCAGGGGACAATTGATGCCCAATACAACTCTTGGAGAGGCTGCGCCAACGACGCCGCTCAGTACAAGTGCCCAATGCTTAATTCATTGTTTGCTGTTCAGTACGCCCATGCACGTTGCTGTTCGCTAGTGCTGATGGCTCACCGAGAAGGATTGATTAAACTTAGAGAACCAGTTCCAAATACTAGGTCAGCTTTTTGGAGTGTTATCTTCCCTAACCCTTTACCTTGGCTCAATTGTGATGGAACATTGCGGCTAAATCACCCAGATGAGCGTCGTCTAATTGCTGAGTTAGTGCAAGTAGTAGATAACATCGAGTGCCCTGATATTAGCGGTTCTGTGAAATGGGAAAAATTAGCGCTGAATTTGAGCCAAGCTTTTGAAAACTTCTGGTCTAATTGCCGGATTTGGGGTGAGGTGAAAATTACCTCACCAGAGGTAGCCCAAGCCAGACTTGGATTGCTTATGGCTACTCAGTCAGTATTAAGATATGTGCTAGAGGAAAACTTGGGTGTTTTTGCGCCCTTGGAATTATAA
- a CDS encoding PepSY domain-containing protein, translated as MKTSTKIILAAAFVGTLGLAGLSRVVSAKQPQSFVAIARQHHSTTQVAEASDGDGETNDNAQEQQEAAKLQPLAKITAEQAQQTVEASVGGKVSSVKLENEDGNLVYAVKIGQQDVKVDAGNSKVLYAENANQQDEKNEATRPKSSIQVQETSNGDRQTNDDGK; from the coding sequence ATGAAAACTTCAACAAAAATCATTTTGGCAGCAGCTTTTGTGGGTACTTTAGGACTTGCTGGATTATCGAGAGTTGTGTCTGCAAAACAACCACAATCTTTCGTAGCAATTGCGCGTCAGCATCATAGTACTACCCAAGTTGCTGAAGCTAGTGATGGTGACGGTGAAACAAACGATAATGCACAAGAACAGCAAGAAGCAGCAAAACTGCAACCGCTAGCTAAAATTACAGCAGAACAAGCACAGCAAACAGTTGAAGCATCTGTGGGAGGTAAGGTAAGTAGCGTCAAACTCGAAAATGAAGATGGCAACTTAGTTTATGCTGTAAAAATTGGTCAGCAAGATGTTAAGGTCGATGCTGGTAATAGCAAAGTTCTCTACGCTGAGAATGCCAATCAACAAGATGAGAAGAATGAAGCCACTCGTCCCAAGAGTAGTATTCAAGTTCAAGAAACTAGTAATGGCGATCGCCAAACCAATGATGATGGCAAATAA
- a CDS encoding ABC transporter substrate-binding protein, with protein sequence MSQKNETTILALALLLTVGIVGGGAWWFTNGSGFKIGNTIISNQEIGSNPSLENRISFGEKTLTPGDISPAKKEGVQAIAAKSYDKAIANFTAALKSNRNDPEALIFLNNARIGSKSYTIVASVPFGTDPNISLEILRGIAQAQNQINTSGGVKGVPLRVGIANDDDKPEISKQIASSLVSNSEVLGVVGPNTSDSTLAAGTIYNSGQLVAISPTSTSVKISNFSRYVFRTVPSDFMAARSLANYMVKRLQKKNAVVFFNSQSNYSQSLKSEFVSSVSLEGGQVSSEFDLSKVDFSAAKSLEQATKQGAEVLMLAANTETLDKALQVVEINQKRLILLGGDDVYTVKTLEIGREQAAGMVLAVPWHIDSDPKSDFPQKSRQLWGGDVSWRSALSYDATVALIEALKRNPTRSGVQQALFSSDFSATGASGTIRFLASGDRNAPVQLVKIVPGSRSNTGYDFEPVR encoded by the coding sequence ATGTCACAAAAGAATGAAACCACAATTTTAGCCTTGGCTCTGTTGCTGACAGTTGGAATAGTTGGCGGTGGTGCGTGGTGGTTTACTAATGGCTCTGGGTTCAAAATTGGTAATACCATCATTTCAAATCAAGAAATAGGCAGCAATCCATCCCTAGAAAACCGGATTAGTTTTGGGGAAAAAACTTTGACTCCAGGTGACATTTCTCCTGCAAAAAAAGAAGGAGTACAGGCGATCGCTGCTAAAAGTTATGATAAAGCGATCGCTAATTTCACAGCTGCCCTCAAATCCAACCGTAACGATCCAGAAGCATTAATCTTTCTTAACAATGCCCGGATTGGTTCCAAGAGCTACACCATTGTGGCTTCTGTACCATTCGGCACTGACCCCAATATTTCTTTAGAAATTTTACGTGGGATAGCCCAAGCCCAAAATCAAATTAATACCTCTGGGGGAGTCAAGGGAGTGCCGTTGAGGGTAGGGATAGCTAATGACGACGACAAGCCAGAAATATCGAAGCAAATAGCTTCCAGCCTAGTCAGCAATTCAGAAGTATTAGGTGTAGTTGGGCCTAATACTAGCGATTCCACCTTAGCAGCAGGTACTATTTATAATTCTGGACAACTTGTAGCAATTTCCCCTACCAGCACATCTGTAAAAATTTCTAACTTTAGCCGCTACGTTTTTCGCACGGTTCCCAGTGATTTTATGGCTGCTAGAAGTTTAGCTAACTACATGGTGAAAAGGTTGCAGAAAAAAAATGCAGTGGTTTTCTTTAATTCTCAAAGTAACTATAGCCAGTCTTTAAAGTCTGAGTTTGTTTCATCTGTTTCCCTAGAGGGTGGACAAGTATCCAGCGAATTTGACTTATCCAAGGTGGATTTTAGCGCGGCTAAAAGCCTAGAACAAGCAACTAAGCAAGGTGCAGAAGTGTTGATGTTAGCAGCTAACACTGAAACTCTGGATAAAGCGTTACAAGTAGTTGAGATTAACCAGAAACGGTTAATTCTGCTGGGAGGAGATGATGTTTACACCGTCAAAACTTTAGAAATTGGCAGAGAACAAGCTGCGGGGATGGTACTGGCAGTTCCCTGGCATATTGATAGCGATCCTAAGTCAGATTTTCCCCAGAAATCTCGGCAGTTATGGGGCGGTGATGTGAGTTGGCGAAGCGCCCTCAGTTATGATGCCACTGTAGCTCTGATTGAGGCATTAAAACGCAATCCCACACGATCAGGAGTCCAACAAGCACTCTTCTCCTCTGACTTTTCTGCCACTGGCGCTTCTGGTACAATTCGGTTTTTAGCATCAGGCGATCGCAATGCGCCAGTCCAACTTGTAAAAATTGTTCCTGGTTCTCGCTCTAACACTGGTTATGACTTTGAACCGGTGCGATAA
- a CDS encoding COG4705 family protein → MNKVAKVTIFFWIMKIIATTLGETAGDFISMSLGLGYYVAFAITFAILAILLFFQIQSNRYRPVLYWAAIIATTTAGTEVSDLMDRSLGLGYAVGSLILVAGLLSVLTIWYYRDRDLSVYPIMRKDAETTYWLAVVFSNSLGTAFGDFLTSNLGLSYIQGAFVTASVIGIVIALHYVTKLSDILLFWLAFIFTRPFGATFGDFLTKPVKDGGLSLPRGYASAIAFILLAVVLFFSVRKEKKVRHPIE, encoded by the coding sequence ATGAACAAAGTTGCAAAAGTCACAATTTTCTTCTGGATCATGAAGATCATCGCCACGACACTCGGCGAGACGGCGGGTGACTTCATCTCAATGTCTCTTGGGCTGGGCTATTACGTAGCCTTTGCCATAACGTTCGCCATTCTGGCTATTCTCCTGTTTTTTCAAATTCAATCCAACAGATATCGTCCAGTCTTATATTGGGCGGCCATCATCGCGACAACCACAGCTGGAACTGAAGTTTCTGACTTAATGGATCGATCTCTTGGGCTGGGCTACGCAGTGGGATCGCTTATTCTGGTAGCCGGTCTTTTGAGCGTTCTTACCATCTGGTACTACCGGGATCGGGATCTGAGTGTTTATCCGATCATGAGGAAAGATGCAGAGACCACCTATTGGCTGGCTGTCGTGTTCTCCAACAGTTTGGGAACGGCCTTTGGTGACTTTCTGACAAGCAACTTGGGACTGAGCTATATCCAGGGCGCATTCGTAACAGCCAGCGTCATTGGTATTGTCATCGCCCTTCACTACGTAACAAAGTTGAGTGATATCCTCCTATTCTGGCTCGCATTTATCTTCACACGTCCCTTCGGAGCCACCTTCGGAGATTTTCTTACCAAACCAGTCAAAGATGGCGGTCTATCACTGCCAAGGGGCTATGCTTCGGCGATCGCCTTTATCCTGCTGGCAGTTGTCCTATTCTTTTCCGTGCGAAAGGAGAAAAAAGTGCGTCACCCAATTGAGTGA
- a CDS encoding phosphatase PAP2 family protein has product MLRQISNFWLRHIHPRFAPLIATIGIVGLASCLLILFVLAKLAEEVLEQETFAFDTTFLLWLHQFANPNLDNLMLFITNLGNPSTVVVLAGGTLLLLWWQRYREEAKVFVIACLGGLILNTGLKLFFSKPRPELWHRLISEKSFSFPSGHALGSMVLYGFIAYELATHYPDFAKVIYSLTVILIAAIGISRLYLGVHWPTDIIAGYGVGFLWLMICITMLKLQKLR; this is encoded by the coding sequence ATGCTCCGACAAATTTCTAATTTCTGGTTGCGTCATATACATCCTCGTTTTGCTCCCTTAATTGCCACAATTGGTATTGTTGGACTTGCTAGTTGTTTGCTCATCCTTTTTGTTTTAGCAAAACTGGCTGAAGAGGTTTTGGAGCAAGAAACTTTTGCATTTGATACTACTTTTTTGTTATGGCTACATCAGTTCGCCAATCCAAATTTAGATAATTTAATGCTATTTATTACAAATCTTGGTAATCCTAGTACAGTGGTTGTACTTGCAGGCGGTACTCTCTTGTTACTTTGGTGGCAACGTTACCGAGAAGAAGCGAAAGTTTTTGTCATTGCTTGCTTGGGAGGGTTAATTTTAAATACAGGGCTAAAGTTGTTTTTTTCTAAACCTCGTCCTGAACTGTGGCATCGCTTGATTTCTGAAAAATCTTTTAGTTTTCCTAGTGGTCATGCACTAGGTTCTATGGTGCTTTATGGTTTTATTGCTTACGAATTGGCAACTCACTATCCTGATTTTGCCAAAGTTATTTACAGTTTGACAGTCATTTTAATTGCTGCTATTGGTATCAGCCGCTTATATTTAGGAGTCCATTGGCCCACAGACATAATTGCAGGTTATGGAGTCGGCTTTTTATGGCTAATGATATGTATTACAATGCTTAAATTGCAAAAATTGAGGTAG
- a CDS encoding PstS family phosphate ABC transporter substrate-binding protein — MSQKNEIPILVLSILITVGLVAGGFWWFTRKSGVDLNTINSGSTKTPQTASQQPSGNTFASVQDVPTGLFNYGGSTSWAPIRLIVDPGIQAARPELRLRYVEPSNESPGSGTGIQSLIDGQLAFAQSSRPVLDQELSRAQQRGFTLKQIPVAIDGLAVAVNPNLNIPGLTIEQLKSIYTGKINNWSQVGGPNIPIKPYSRRIVDGGTVELFVQDILGGQAFSSNVEFISTTTQALQKLAGSPGSIYYASAPEVIPQCSIKALPLGRTQGQYIAPYQEPSVLPSECPGKRNKLNTEAFQSEKYPITRNLFVVVKQNGQTEQQAGVAYANLLLTEQGQELISQAGFVKIR; from the coding sequence ATGTCCCAAAAAAATGAAATACCTATTCTTGTTTTATCCATCCTAATCACGGTTGGGCTAGTTGCTGGAGGTTTTTGGTGGTTCACCAGAAAGTCTGGTGTTGACCTAAATACAATTAATTCTGGTAGCACCAAAACGCCCCAAACTGCATCACAACAACCTAGTGGCAATACTTTCGCCTCAGTACAGGATGTTCCTACAGGATTATTCAATTACGGAGGCAGTACATCTTGGGCACCGATTCGACTGATAGTTGATCCAGGAATTCAAGCGGCGCGACCAGAACTTCGGCTGCGCTATGTAGAACCCAGCAATGAATCTCCTGGTTCTGGTACTGGTATCCAGTCACTGATAGACGGTCAATTAGCTTTTGCCCAGTCTTCCCGACCAGTTCTAGATCAGGAGTTAAGCCGTGCCCAGCAGCGTGGGTTCACTTTGAAACAAATTCCTGTGGCAATTGATGGTTTGGCAGTCGCAGTTAACCCTAACCTCAATATCCCAGGACTAACGATAGAACAGTTAAAGTCAATTTATACAGGCAAAATCAATAATTGGAGCCAGGTGGGCGGCCCCAATATCCCGATTAAGCCCTATTCTCGCCGCATTGTTGATGGCGGTACAGTCGAACTTTTTGTTCAAGACATCTTGGGTGGTCAAGCTTTCAGCTCCAATGTGGAATTTATCTCCACAACCACCCAAGCCTTACAAAAATTGGCTGGTAGTCCTGGCAGCATCTACTACGCTTCTGCCCCAGAAGTGATTCCTCAATGCTCAATCAAAGCCTTGCCGTTGGGGCGGACGCAAGGGCAATACATTGCTCCATACCAAGAACCTTCTGTCCTCCCGTCTGAATGTCCTGGTAAACGGAACAAATTGAACACTGAGGCTTTCCAATCAGAAAAATACCCTATTACTCGCAATCTGTTTGTGGTGGTCAAACAGAATGGTCAGACTGAGCAGCAAGCAGGTGTCGCTTACGCCAACTTACTGCTGACTGAGCAGGGACAGGAACTGATTAGCCAAGCTGGGTTTGTCAAAATTCGCTGA
- the polA gene encoding DNA polymerase I: protein MSETFTSATATRPTFILVDGHSLAYRSYFAFAKGRDGGLRTTTGIPTSICFGFVKCLLEVMATQQPQAMAIAFDLGEATFRHEADETYKADRPETPEDFIPDLANLHELLNGFNLPIFTAPGYEADDVLGTLAQRVTAAGYRVKILTGDRDLFQLIDSDKEITVLNFSPDALKRSTNSITEFEAEQVKEKMGVLPSQIVDFKALCGDKSDNIPGVKGIGEKTAVQLLNTYGSLDHIYAALDEIKGATQKKLASGKEDADRSQYLATIILDVPIEINLEDCKLKGFDANLLTPILEKLELKFFLGKINDLQQRFGGKIEEKQEAKTDAINPNTNSKLSADEDNDLWFFSASDTAAVPQQSTSPITPRIINTEAKLTELVKLLQKFTNPQTPVAWDTETTDLEPRDAELVGIGCCWGTKPDEVAYIPLGHKTGENLNKDFALETLRPILESADYPKALQNAKFDRLVLKCQGINLAGVVFDPMLASYILNPDSSHNLMDLAQRYLGLIAKSYLDLVPKGKTIADIDIPAVADYCGMDAYSTFGLVPKLREELDKIPALSKLLVEVEQPLEAVLAQMEYTGVRINSAYLQELSQHLETELARLKEEATEKAGENFNLGSPKQLSQILFEKLGLSTKHSRKIQTGYSTDAATLERLQEDDKTGFVEAIIEYRTLSKLKSTYVDALPALVRPDTQRVHTDFNQAATSTGRLSSSNPNLQNIPIRTAFSRQIRKAFLPEPGWLMVAADYSQIELRILAHLSQEPILVQAYQQNEDVHTVTAKLVFEKENITSEERGMAKTINFGVIYGMGSLRFSRSTGIDKTIANEFIKRFNERYPKVFAYLERVKKEAISLGYVETILGRRRYFDFTNNSLRKLKGSNPEDIDLSKLKNLGAYDAGLLRSAANAPIQGSNADIIKIAMVRLHEVLKNYQAHLLLQVHDELVFEIPHQEWEELQPQIKSVMENAVQLSVPLLVEARVGENWMETK, encoded by the coding sequence ATGTCTGAAACTTTCACTTCTGCAACCGCAACACGCCCCACGTTCATCCTTGTAGATGGGCACTCCCTCGCTTATCGTTCATACTTTGCTTTCGCCAAAGGGCGAGATGGAGGACTGCGGACTACAACGGGGATTCCTACCAGTATATGTTTTGGTTTTGTTAAGTGTCTGCTGGAGGTAATGGCAACACAACAGCCCCAAGCAATGGCGATCGCTTTTGATTTGGGCGAGGCAACTTTTCGCCACGAAGCTGACGAGACTTATAAAGCCGATCGTCCTGAAACGCCAGAAGACTTCATTCCCGACTTAGCAAACCTGCATGAGTTGCTCAATGGCTTCAATCTACCAATTTTCACTGCCCCTGGTTACGAGGCAGATGATGTTTTGGGAACCTTAGCACAGCGAGTAACTGCTGCTGGGTATAGGGTGAAGATTCTCACTGGCGATCGCGATTTATTTCAACTGATTGACTCTGACAAAGAAATCACTGTTCTGAATTTTAGTCCAGATGCCCTAAAGCGCTCTACAAATAGCATTACGGAATTTGAAGCAGAACAAGTCAAAGAGAAGATGGGCGTTTTACCTTCACAAATTGTGGATTTCAAAGCTCTTTGTGGTGATAAATCGGATAATATTCCTGGGGTCAAAGGAATTGGAGAAAAGACAGCAGTGCAGTTGCTAAATACCTATGGTTCCCTTGACCATATTTATGCTGCGTTAGATGAAATTAAAGGCGCAACTCAGAAAAAACTAGCAAGTGGTAAAGAAGATGCCGATAGGTCTCAATATTTGGCAACTATAATTTTGGATGTTCCTATAGAAATTAATTTAGAAGATTGCAAATTAAAAGGATTTGATGCAAATCTCCTGACACCAATTTTAGAAAAGTTAGAACTCAAGTTTTTTTTAGGGAAAATCAACGACCTGCAGCAACGTTTTGGTGGCAAAATTGAAGAAAAACAAGAAGCGAAAACAGACGCAATTAATCCCAATACTAATTCAAAATTGAGCGCTGATGAAGATAATGATTTGTGGTTTTTCAGTGCTAGTGATACAGCAGCAGTTCCACAACAATCTACTTCCCCAATTACACCACGCATCATCAATACCGAAGCCAAACTAACTGAGTTAGTGAAACTTTTGCAAAAATTCACTAATCCACAGACTCCTGTTGCTTGGGACACTGAAACCACCGATTTAGAACCAAGAGACGCTGAGTTAGTAGGAATTGGTTGCTGTTGGGGAACGAAACCAGATGAGGTAGCCTATATTCCTCTGGGGCATAAAACTGGGGAAAATTTGAATAAAGATTTTGCGCTAGAAACACTACGCCCAATTCTCGAAAGTGCTGATTATCCCAAAGCTCTACAAAATGCCAAATTTGACCGCTTAGTTCTAAAGTGTCAAGGAATTAATTTGGCGGGAGTAGTGTTTGATCCGATGCTGGCAAGTTACATTCTAAATCCAGATTCGAGTCATAATTTGATGGATTTGGCGCAGCGATATTTGGGATTGATCGCAAAAAGTTACTTAGATTTAGTTCCTAAAGGTAAAACCATCGCTGATATAGATATTCCCGCCGTAGCAGATTACTGCGGTATGGATGCTTATTCTACCTTTGGCTTAGTGCCGAAATTACGTGAGGAACTGGATAAAATTCCAGCTTTATCTAAGCTCTTAGTGGAAGTGGAACAGCCACTAGAAGCAGTTTTAGCCCAAATGGAATACACAGGTGTCCGCATTAATTCAGCTTATTTGCAAGAACTTTCGCAGCATTTAGAAACTGAATTAGCCAGGTTAAAAGAGGAAGCAACTGAAAAAGCTGGGGAAAATTTTAACTTGGGTTCTCCTAAGCAATTGAGCCAAATCTTGTTTGAAAAGTTGGGGTTAAGCACCAAACATTCTCGTAAAATTCAAACAGGCTACTCTACAGATGCAGCAACATTGGAAAGACTCCAAGAAGATGATAAAACGGGTTTTGTTGAGGCGATAATTGAGTATCGCACCCTATCTAAATTAAAATCAACTTATGTTGATGCATTACCTGCATTAGTACGTCCAGATACCCAGCGGGTGCATACTGATTTTAATCAAGCAGCGACATCAACTGGTAGGTTATCTTCTTCTAATCCGAATTTGCAAAATATCCCCATTCGGACAGCTTTTAGTCGCCAAATTCGCAAGGCGTTTTTGCCAGAACCTGGTTGGTTAATGGTGGCTGCTGATTACTCACAAATTGAATTGCGGATTTTGGCTCATTTGAGTCAAGAGCCGATATTAGTGCAAGCATATCAGCAAAATGAAGATGTTCACACTGTTACGGCGAAGTTAGTGTTTGAAAAAGAAAATATAACCTCAGAAGAACGAGGGATGGCAAAAACTATCAATTTTGGCGTGATTTATGGAATGGGTTCTCTAAGGTTTTCGCGCTCAACTGGGATAGATAAGACCATTGCCAATGAGTTCATTAAGCGGTTTAATGAACGATACCCTAAAGTCTTTGCATATTTGGAGCGAGTCAAAAAAGAAGCGATATCTCTTGGTTATGTAGAAACTATTCTCGGTCGTCGTCGTTACTTTGATTTTACTAATAACAGTTTACGCAAATTAAAAGGCAGTAACCCAGAAGATATTGATCTGAGTAAATTAAAAAATTTAGGTGCTTACGATGCAGGTTTACTACGCTCTGCTGCTAATGCACCAATTCAAGGTTCCAACGCTGATATTATCAAAATTGCAATGGTAAGATTGCATGAGGTTTTGAAGAACTATCAGGCGCATTTGTTGTTGCAAGTTCATGATGAATTAGTGTTTGAAATCCCCCATCAGGAGTGGGAAGAATTACAACCGCAAATTAAGTCGGTAATGGAAAATGCAGTCCAGTTGAGTGTACCCTTGCTGGTGGAGGCGCGTGTCGGTGAAAATTGGATGGAGACGAAGTAA
- a CDS encoding Crp/Fnr family transcriptional regulator, whose product MTSLSSAERSLLPMQSPSSFSEASRPFLTWQRILDWAQEHYRCRTFSKDERIPARPGLLYLVQRGAIRMVGTAQVSATASQLTSRRINRTPEEAFLGFVGAGQPFEIVAQSPFTLQAYAHVDQTAVLWMYWHDLDNWPHFRREVMDAFRYQHQRKLLWLSALGQRRTIDRLLGFLTLLIEEYGEPAMSDTDPDVIRGYCLPFPLTHAQIGSAIGSTRVTVTRLMGKLRQRGLILTQGDNLICLPAESINRAG is encoded by the coding sequence ATGACGTCTTTGTCTTCAGCCGAACGCTCTTTGTTACCTATGCAATCTCCATCCTCCTTTTCTGAGGCATCACGGCCTTTTTTAACTTGGCAACGAATTCTTGACTGGGCTCAAGAACACTACCGCTGCCGTACCTTTAGCAAAGATGAGCGCATTCCAGCCCGACCTGGATTGCTATATTTGGTGCAAAGGGGTGCGATCCGCATGGTAGGAACCGCCCAAGTGAGTGCGACTGCCAGTCAGCTAACGTCTCGACGAATCAACAGAACCCCAGAAGAAGCGTTCTTGGGTTTTGTGGGAGCGGGACAGCCATTTGAAATTGTTGCCCAGTCACCATTCACACTCCAGGCTTACGCCCATGTTGACCAAACTGCGGTGCTGTGGATGTACTGGCATGACTTAGACAACTGGCCTCACTTCCGTCGCGAAGTTATGGATGCCTTTAGGTATCAGCACCAGCGTAAGCTGCTGTGGCTGAGTGCCTTGGGACAACGCCGCACAATTGACCGCCTCTTAGGATTTCTCACATTGTTAATTGAGGAATATGGAGAGCCAGCAATGAGCGACACTGATCCTGATGTGATTCGCGGTTATTGTCTGCCCTTCCCCCTCACCCATGCCCAAATTGGGAGCGCGATTGGTTCGACTCGTGTCACCGTCACCCGCTTGATGGGTAAGCTGCGTCAACGCGGCTTAATCCTCACCCAAGGGGATAATCTCATTTGCTTGCCAGCAGAATCGATTAATAGAGCTGGTTAA
- a CDS encoding Cof-type HAD-IIB family hydrolase codes for MHKASATHLASTDNQAAAKDIKLLVLDVDGTIAGHSNAISAGVKQAIIAAQARGIQVAIATGRMYRSALRFHQDIGSTLPLMAYQGAWIQDPITQKIYRHWAVSREIAHKLIDYFEQPELRSLLSVHFYINDQLYVRELTRETQIYAERSGITPIPVGDLRQTLTNEPTKILALCDDTDVIDQLLGNMRRQYTPAELYLTTSVATFFEATNASVNKGTAVRYLAEELLGLQTANIMAIGDNFNDVEMLEYVGLGVAMGNAPAGVQAIAQWVAPSVEEDGAAVAIEKFLL; via the coding sequence ATGCACAAAGCATCTGCCACACATTTGGCATCTACTGATAATCAGGCTGCTGCAAAAGACATTAAACTACTAGTTTTGGATGTAGATGGCACGATCGCTGGACATTCTAACGCCATCAGTGCAGGTGTAAAGCAAGCGATTATTGCAGCCCAAGCCCGAGGAATTCAAGTGGCGATCGCTACAGGTCGAATGTATCGTTCAGCCTTGCGCTTCCACCAAGACATTGGCTCTACCCTACCATTAATGGCCTATCAGGGAGCCTGGATTCAAGACCCGATCACCCAAAAAATTTATCGCCATTGGGCTGTTTCCAGGGAAATCGCCCACAAGCTAATCGACTATTTTGAGCAGCCTGAGTTGCGATCGCTCCTATCTGTCCACTTTTACATCAATGATCAGCTATACGTCCGTGAGTTAACTAGAGAAACCCAAATTTATGCAGAACGTTCTGGTATTACCCCGATTCCCGTAGGTGATTTGCGCCAAACCTTAACGAATGAACCAACAAAAATTCTCGCTTTGTGCGATGACACTGATGTGATTGATCAGCTATTGGGGAATATGCGCCGCCAATACACACCTGCTGAACTTTATCTCACAACGTCTGTTGCTACCTTTTTTGAAGCAACTAACGCCTCTGTGAATAAGGGAACTGCTGTGCGTTACCTAGCCGAAGAATTGCTGGGATTACAGACAGCCAACATTATGGCTATTGGCGATAACTTCAATGATGTGGAAATGCTGGAATATGTTGGACTTGGTGTAGCTATGGGCAACGCACCAGCAGGAGTGCAAGCGATCGCTCAGTGGGTAGCTCCTAGCGTAGAGGAAGACGGAGCAGCAGTAGCAATTGAAAAGTTTTTGCTGTAA